Proteins from a single region of Legionella beliardensis:
- a CDS encoding type II toxin-antitoxin system Phd/YefM family antitoxin, producing MHQVNIHEAKTNLSKLIEEAVQGEPFIIAKAGKPLVKVTAVTTPDLKQKRRVGFMVGQLTIPKNFDRLGDTEIKNLFDGNL from the coding sequence ATGCATCAAGTCAATATTCATGAGGCCAAAACCAATTTATCTAAACTAATTGAGGAAGCAGTTCAGGGTGAACCTTTTATTATTGCAAAAGCAGGTAAGCCGCTTGTAAAAGTCACAGCGGTCACAACACCTGATCTTAAACAAAAGCGTCGAGTAGGATTTATGGTAGGGCAACTCACTATACCAAAGAATTTTGATAGACTAGGGGATACAGAAATAAAAAATCTTTTCGATGGTAATTTATGA
- a CDS encoding tetratricopeptide repeat protein yields MLFKDMPRASFSDKHAYQKAQTINRVSSEILAGNYANYTNLIDIFSSNALIQAIKNESALHIFVQDLHTYCNAQADSNDSHALCLVGFLYSFGIGCEQNHQQALTCLDKAIALNNDYAMYGRAYLHETGHGEPVSYPEVIRLYEQAIECGNPYAMFNRAYMHEMGHSGPVNYLQAIRLYECALTCKHS; encoded by the coding sequence ATGCTTTTTAAAGACATGCCTCGCGCCTCATTTTCAGATAAACATGCCTACCAGAAAGCTCAAACAATTAATCGAGTTAGCAGTGAAATATTAGCTGGTAACTACGCTAATTACACCAACCTTATAGACATTTTTAGCTCAAACGCCCTTATACAAGCTATAAAAAACGAATCTGCCTTACACATATTTGTTCAAGACCTTCATACGTACTGTAATGCACAGGCTGATTCCAATGACTCGCATGCGTTGTGTTTAGTAGGCTTCTTATATTCATTTGGAATAGGCTGTGAACAAAACCATCAGCAGGCCCTTACCTGCTTAGATAAAGCGATTGCTTTGAATAATGATTATGCCATGTATGGCCGTGCCTATTTGCATGAGACGGGTCACGGTGAACCTGTCAGCTATCCCGAAGTCATTCGCCTCTATGAGCAAGCCATTGAGTGTGGTAATCCGTATGCCATGTTTAACCGTGCCTACATGCATGAGATGGGTCACAGTGGGCCTGTTAATTATCTTCAAGCTATTCGCCTTTATGAGTGTGCACTCACTTGCAAACATTCTTAG
- a CDS encoding TMEM175 family protein, producing MKATGLEALSDGVLAIIITIMVLEIKIPHDDHIRSSCHLSQLS from the coding sequence ATGAAGGCAACTGGGTTAGAAGCACTTAGTGATGGGGTGTTAGCAATCATAATTACCATTATGGTGTTAGAGATTAAAATTCCCCATGATGATCACATCAGAAGTTCATGCCACTTATCCCAATTATCTTAA
- a CDS encoding type II toxin-antitoxin system VapC family toxin has product MKVLLDTHLILWAAGFPNELPIKARDIIEDESNELFFSAASIWEIAIKSSLQKDNFAVDVRVLRRNLLDNTYIELPIESVHAVFIQNLPPIHKDPFDKILIAQATQEGITLLTSDSIVAQYPGPILYV; this is encoded by the coding sequence ATGAAAGTGCTACTTGATACTCATTTGATTCTATGGGCAGCTGGTTTTCCCAATGAGTTACCAATTAAAGCACGGGATATTATTGAAGACGAATCAAATGAGCTTTTTTTTAGTGCGGCAAGCATTTGGGAAATTGCAATTAAAAGCAGTCTACAGAAGGATAATTTTGCAGTGGACGTGCGAGTTCTTCGGCGAAATCTCTTAGATAACACTTATATTGAGTTACCCATTGAAAGTGTACATGCTGTATTTATTCAAAATTTACCTCCTATTCATAAAGATCCATTTGACAAAATACTTATCGCTCAAGCTACACAAGAAGGAATTACTTTATTAACCTCCGATAGTATCGTAGCACAATATCCAGGTCCGATTTTATATGTATAG
- a CDS encoding linear amide C-N hydrolase: MKKGILYSCLLLCVSASYSCTTAFWNNNSEAKVVARSVDLFKPDLPKIIVYPRGTARHGDAGDNSLEWKSKYGNVVVSEFNSTAASDGINEHGLVAHLLYLTGSTYEERDKTRPAISNTLWAQYILDNYKTVNEVIAATDKFQIIATVVSNQKWPLHLNIQDSSGDAAVIEFINGKKVIYHGPQYTTMTNEPAYNIQLANLKRYKSFGGKLPLPGDSDPLSRFVRVATYLKTLPAPNNIQETVAGVLSVMRTAMVPFGAVDTSGNKTEDAWPTRWVSVADMTNKIYYFSPTTTPNIIWLDLNTLDFAEGKPVLSIDPNQDSLVGDIKKRLQS, encoded by the coding sequence ATGAAGAAAGGGATATTATACAGTTGTTTACTATTGTGTGTAAGCGCTTCCTACAGCTGTACTACTGCATTTTGGAATAATAATTCAGAAGCTAAAGTTGTTGCTCGGTCGGTGGATTTATTTAAGCCCGATCTGCCCAAAATTATTGTTTATCCTCGAGGAACAGCTCGCCATGGTGATGCTGGTGATAATTCATTAGAATGGAAATCCAAATATGGCAATGTTGTAGTAAGTGAATTTAACTCAACAGCAGCGTCTGATGGCATTAATGAACATGGCTTAGTTGCCCATCTTTTATACCTAACGGGTTCCACTTATGAAGAGCGAGATAAAACACGCCCTGCCATTTCAAATACTTTATGGGCACAATATATACTTGATAATTATAAAACAGTTAATGAAGTTATAGCCGCTACGGATAAGTTTCAAATTATAGCAACGGTTGTTTCTAATCAAAAATGGCCCCTACATCTTAATATTCAAGATTCTTCAGGGGATGCTGCGGTGATTGAGTTTATTAATGGTAAAAAAGTAATTTATCACGGGCCCCAATATACGACCATGACTAATGAACCTGCCTATAATATTCAGCTAGCTAATCTAAAGCGTTACAAATCATTTGGTGGGAAATTACCTTTACCCGGTGATAGTGATCCACTAAGCCGTTTTGTTAGGGTAGCAACCTATTTAAAAACGCTGCCGGCGCCTAATAATATACAAGAGACCGTAGCAGGCGTTTTGTCAGTTATGAGGACTGCGATGGTACCTTTTGGTGCAGTTGATACGTCAGGTAATAAAACTGAAGATGCTTGGCCTACTCGTTGGGTATCAGTTGCTGATATGACCAATAAAATTTATTATTTTAGCCCAACGACGACACCAAATATTATCTGGCTTGATTTAAACACATTAGATTTTGCTGAAGGAAAGCCTGTTTTATCTATTGATCCTAATCAAGACAGTTTGGTTGGTGATATTAAGAAACGCTTACAAAGCTAA
- a CDS encoding TMEM175 family protein, which translates to MPLIPIILSYLLSFIYIGIYWNNHHHLFNAAKGISGKFLWANLNLLFWLSLFPFTTGWMGENHFTATPTALYGVVLFLAAISYFILVQALIKHEGKQSLVTQAIGSDIKGKLSIFLYALAILIAYFFTWVAQLIYVIVALIWFIPDKRIENSIK; encoded by the coding sequence ATGCCACTTATCCCAATTATCTTAAGTTACCTGTTAAGTTTTATTTATATTGGTATTTATTGGAATAATCACCATCATTTATTTAATGCTGCTAAGGGTATTTCTGGAAAGTTCCTTTGGGCTAATTTAAATTTATTATTTTGGCTTTCACTATTTCCTTTTACTACGGGATGGATGGGAGAAAATCATTTCACAGCTACACCAACTGCTCTTTATGGCGTAGTGCTTTTTCTTGCTGCCATTTCTTATTTTATCCTTGTACAAGCTCTTATTAAGCATGAAGGAAAACAATCACTTGTGACACAAGCAATTGGCAGTGATATTAAAGGAAAGCTTTCCATTTTTTTATATGCTTTGGCAATCCTTATTGCCTATTTTTTTACTTGGGTCGCTCAATTAATTTATGTCATTGTCGCATTAATTTGGTTTATTCCAGATAAACGAATTGAAAATTCAATCAAATAA
- a CDS encoding DegT/DnrJ/EryC1/StrS family aminotransferase, whose protein sequence is MRASNFFIDELALYGGKPISNKPWPTYDKGNVIIDDQDLSAVEEVIRSRRLFRYDNRQLHETMVGRFENELKAFFESKYALAVSSGTAALSLPLMALGLKPNSVVGCPAYSFTATPSAIIQAGLKPLLIEVDKNLNLDLADLEKKISMLSALVIVHMRGFPAPLPQIIEIAQQHNIPIIEDAVPCLGYKLDDKFLGTYGLAGAFSTQSDKSLNTGEGGFILTNDKNIYLKCVILSGAYERLFEKHFPEEDCGINFLSIPVFNFRLDEVRGAIGLSQLKKLKNRLSLLSKNYSYIIQGIKNLSYLRPRSTWSHTVSPMGDNLLLELNGSVEDCCWFAEALAAEGIDAKALGDPNKINVRRFWDWEYLFENKSKHEIINLYQQSHKHISAYLDIPLSPTLEQSDLENCLMAIKKIHNYYEFKQLPK, encoded by the coding sequence ATGAGAGCAAGTAATTTTTTTATAGATGAATTGGCACTATATGGTGGTAAACCTATCAGTAATAAACCTTGGCCAACCTATGATAAAGGTAATGTGATTATTGATGATCAGGATCTTAGTGCTGTGGAAGAAGTTATTAGGAGCAGAAGACTATTCCGGTACGATAATCGTCAATTACATGAAACTATGGTCGGGCGATTTGAAAACGAATTGAAGGCTTTTTTTGAATCGAAATATGCTTTAGCAGTAAGTTCAGGTACCGCTGCATTATCGTTACCCCTTATGGCTTTAGGATTAAAACCTAATTCTGTAGTTGGATGCCCAGCTTATTCATTTACTGCTACACCTAGCGCGATTATTCAAGCTGGCTTAAAACCACTGCTTATTGAAGTTGATAAAAATCTTAACTTAGATTTAGCCGATCTAGAGAAAAAAATTTCGATGCTTAGTGCGTTAGTTATTGTTCATATGAGAGGATTTCCAGCGCCTTTACCACAAATTATAGAAATTGCCCAACAGCATAATATACCTATTATCGAAGATGCAGTACCCTGCCTGGGTTATAAACTAGATGATAAATTTTTAGGGACTTATGGTCTCGCAGGTGCTTTCAGTACACAGTCAGACAAGTCTCTAAATACAGGTGAAGGTGGCTTCATTTTAACAAATGATAAAAATATCTATCTTAAATGCGTTATTTTATCCGGTGCTTATGAACGTTTATTTGAAAAACATTTTCCTGAAGAAGATTGTGGGATTAATTTTTTATCTATACCGGTATTTAATTTTCGCCTTGATGAAGTTCGTGGTGCCATTGGTTTATCACAATTAAAAAAATTAAAGAATCGACTTTCTTTATTATCAAAAAATTATTCTTACATTATTCAGGGAATCAAAAATTTATCTTATTTGCGGCCTAGAAGTACATGGAGCCATACTGTCTCTCCTATGGGCGATAATTTACTGTTAGAACTAAATGGTTCAGTAGAAGATTGTTGTTGGTTTGCAGAAGCATTGGCTGCTGAGGGAATTGATGCTAAAGCACTGGGCGACCCTAATAAAATTAACGTAAGACGATTTTGGGATTGGGAATACTTATTTGAGAATAAATCTAAGCATGAAATAATTAATCTCTATCAACAAAGTCACAAGCATATTAGTGCTTATCTAGATATTCCGCTATCGCCAACATTAGAACAAAGTGATCTAGAAAACTGTTTGATGGCAATTAAAAAGATACATAATTATTATGAATTTAAACAACTCCCTAAATAA
- a CDS encoding CocE/NonD family hydrolase C-terminal non-catalytic domain-containing protein — translation MTLVELEVVVDRPQAFIVVRLNEASPDGVSRRVTYGVLNLAHRNSHETLTPIIPGEKMHITMKLNGIAHSFAPGNHLRLAISTTYWPLLWPAPEKVNLKIFVKNSKLTLPTRAPCAEDNSLFVFPEPESAPPLSLIYLRNPL, via the coding sequence ATGACTTTAGTTGAATTAGAGGTAGTAGTGGATAGGCCTCAAGCCTTTATTGTGGTTCGACTTAATGAAGCCTCCCCGGATGGCGTATCAAGACGTGTAACTTATGGGGTATTAAATTTGGCTCATCGTAATAGTCATGAAACACTAACACCTATTATACCTGGGGAAAAAATGCACATTACGATGAAGCTTAATGGTATTGCTCATTCCTTTGCACCAGGAAATCACTTACGTCTTGCTATTTCGACTACGTATTGGCCTTTATTATGGCCTGCGCCTGAAAAAGTAAATCTTAAGATATTTGTGAAAAATTCTAAGCTTACTCTACCCACTCGTGCACCGTGCGCAGAAGATAACTCACTATTTGTTTTTCCAGAGCCTGAAAGCGCTCCTCCCTTAAGCTTAATTTATCTGCGAAACCCCTTGTGA
- a CDS encoding SDR family NAD(P)-dependent oxidoreductase, translating into MNLNNSLNNNVAIVTGGNGGLGLAMALAIQQAGATVIVCGRNKQKLKQAEKYGLLPLTMDLNSEDSIEEGFNYITKHFGKLDILINNAGIYEDQHLIDLTRQQWDKHISNNLTSVFLCSQKALPLMKSQNHGKIINVGSMYSLYGHPNSIGYATTKTAILGLTRSLAAQLGVWNIQVNAILPGWFETAINDDIPQTSRGEDIRRKTPLGKWGQPKDIGPLAVFLSSSGADFITGAIITVDGGYSVSDRFCY; encoded by the coding sequence ATGAATTTAAACAACTCCCTAAATAACAATGTTGCTATAGTGACAGGCGGCAATGGTGGCCTGGGACTTGCTATGGCTTTGGCAATACAACAGGCGGGCGCCACCGTAATTGTTTGTGGACGAAATAAGCAAAAATTAAAACAAGCTGAAAAATACGGGTTATTGCCTTTAACAATGGATTTAAATTCTGAGGATAGTATTGAGGAAGGTTTTAATTATATAACCAAGCACTTTGGTAAGTTAGACATCTTAATTAATAACGCAGGTATTTACGAAGATCAGCATCTTATAGACCTTACCCGCCAGCAGTGGGATAAACATATTAGTAACAACCTTACATCTGTATTTCTTTGTTCACAGAAGGCTTTACCTCTAATGAAGAGCCAAAACCATGGTAAAATTATTAACGTAGGATCAATGTATTCATTATATGGACACCCCAATTCTATTGGTTACGCAACGACTAAAACAGCTATTTTAGGATTAACTCGTTCATTAGCTGCACAGCTTGGAGTTTGGAATATTCAAGTTAATGCGATTTTACCAGGTTGGTTTGAAACTGCAATTAATGACGATATCCCTCAAACGAGTCGAGGTGAAGACATAAGGAGAAAAACACCTCTTGGCAAATGGGGTCAACCTAAGGATATAGGGCCGCTAGCTGTGTTTTTATCATCAAGTGGAGCTGATTTTATTACGGGAGCTATTATTACTGTTGATGGTGGTTATTCAGTCTCAGATCGGTTTTGTTATTAA
- a CDS encoding recombinase family protein, with product MSRLIGYARVSTIEQNLNLQIDALIQAGCQKNYIYKDKVSGSKTERPGLTQCLENLSAGDVLVVWRLDRLGRSMVHLVSLIETLREKGVGFKSLCDGAINTTTASGELVFNIFSSMAQFERRLIQERTHAGLQAARARGRKGGRPKVDASKIQAAKRMHQDKALSIADICKVLNISKPTLYRYLAS from the coding sequence ATGTCTAGATTGATTGGTTATGCTCGTGTTAGCACTATTGAACAAAATTTAAACTTGCAGATTGATGCGCTTATACAAGCAGGCTGTCAGAAAAATTATATCTATAAAGATAAAGTTTCAGGCTCAAAAACTGAGCGTCCAGGTTTAACTCAATGTTTAGAGAATTTATCAGCAGGCGATGTATTAGTCGTTTGGCGTCTTGACCGCTTAGGTCGTTCTATGGTGCATTTGGTTTCGCTCATTGAAACGTTACGAGAAAAAGGTGTGGGATTTAAATCGCTTTGTGATGGCGCGATCAATACCACTACTGCTTCCGGTGAATTGGTTTTTAATATTTTTTCATCCATGGCCCAGTTTGAGAGGCGACTTATTCAAGAACGAACTCATGCAGGCTTGCAAGCAGCGCGTGCACGTGGCAGAAAAGGCGGTCGTCCAAAGGTAGATGCCTCCAAAATTCAAGCAGCTAAACGCATGCACCAAGATAAAGCTTTATCAATTGCCGATATTTGCAAGGTGCTTAATATTTCTAAGCCCACTTTATATCGTTATTTAGCTTCTTAA